A stretch of Podospora bellae-mahoneyi strain CBS 112042 chromosome 5, whole genome shotgun sequence DNA encodes these proteins:
- a CDS encoding hypothetical protein (EggNog:ENOG503PAZF; COG:S): MHPLTLLLPLSLPLTLAQLPSSPRFDLTKPSYDLFRHKTLHDSTVQQSFTFDNPNARLFVSQRRNGADSSLGNLCITQLDFSGNQVGYMHLTGFGHGVSFGAQAVGTSTYLWTEVDANSNGYGTRLARFKFTSGTSLSASSPTLQKFKPIPAATEFTCSIDPVNNRLIVRYHLPGSGKHMAVYTLAAATAGDFSSPLVNFKIPTITTLGGAFQGYAAHGSHLYLLWGDSYDVTGGSVNSQVATVNMNTGLLVQGPTLTKAGESLVFREAEGMAVYRTAAGQTRLFLGFASGVAGDRRSNLFFKNATIS, from the coding sequence ATgcaccccctcaccctcctccttcccctttccctcccactcaccctcgcccaactcccctcttccccccgtTTCGACctcaccaaaccctcctACGACCTCTTCCGCCACAAAACACTCCACGACTCCACCGTCCAACAATCCTTCACCTTCGACAACCCCAACGCGCGCCTCTTCGTCTCCCAGCGCCGCAACGGCGCCGACTCCTCCCTCGGCAACCTCTGCATAACCCAGCTCGACTTTTCCGGCAACCAGGTAGGGTATATGCACCTGACTGGCTTCGGCCACGGCGTCTCCTTCGGCGCGCAAGCAGTCGGCACCTCCACCTACCTCTGGACAGAAGTTGACGCCAACTCCAACGGCTACGGCACCCGCCTAGCCCGTTTCAAATTCACTTCCGGaacctccctctcagccTCAAGTCCCACCCTCCAAAAATTCAAACCcatcccagcagcaaccgaaTTCACCTGCTCAATCGACCCAGTAAACAACCGTCTAATAGTGCGTTATCACCTCCCCGGATCAGGCAAGCACATGGCCGTCtacaccctcgccgccgccacagCAGGCGACTTTTCGTCCCCCTTGGTAAACTTCAAAATCCCAACAATCACCACGCTCGGCGGCGCGTTTCAGGGGTACGCCGCGCATGGTAGCCACTTGTACCTCTTATGGGGCGACAGCTACGACGTCACAGGGGGCAGCGTCAACTCTCAAGTGGCAACTGTCAACATGAACACTGGGTTGCTGGTGCAAGGACCGACGTTGACAAAGGCGGGAGAGAGTCTTGTTTTCAGGGAAGCAGAAGGCATGGCCGTCTATCGGACGGCAGCGGGCCAGACAAGATTATTTTTGGGCTTCGCGAGCGGTGTTGCGGGGGACAGGAGGTCAAATTTGTTTTTTAAGAATGCTACTATTAGCTAG